Sequence from the Nitrospinota bacterium genome:
GGGATTGAAGGATGTTTCAAAAGAAATCGGTCTTTTTATCTGCGGTGGCAAAGGCGCAACTTCTCGCAAGACCCCTTTAGAAATAGAAGAAATCAGTTCAAAGAGAAGGATAAAAGTACATCCTGAAAAACTAATTTATTCCAGTAAGATGTCAGCAAAAGTAGATTCAACTGCATTACAGGATGGATATCAGCTTTATCATCACTGTTTTATCTTTAATCAAGAGGGAAACTGGACAGTTATCCAGCAGGGGATGAACACATCTAACCGGATGGCTAGGCGGTATCACTGGTTAGGAAAAGAGGTCGAGGATTTTGTCTGTGAGCCGCATAAAGCTATTTGTTGTGACCGAAAAGAAGAGGTTATCAATATGGTGGCAAAAAAAAGCGAGGACTGTCGTAAGGTGAGTACAATTCTAGCAAATGAAGAACCAAAAAGAGTTATTGATGAATATAAAAAGATTAGACAACTTAACTTATCTCCTCGTCACACAGTATCTGTAAATGATATTAGAAGCCAGAACTTAAGAAAGATTTTAGAGTTGACCTACGAAAAAAGACCGGATAATTTTGAAGCGCTTTTGGGAATTAAAGGCGTTGGTCCAAAGACGATTCGTGCACTTTCTCTCATTTCCGAGCTGATTTATGGTAAGCTTGCCTCATTTGAAGACCCAGTGAGATTTTCTTTTGCTCACGGAGGGAAGGACGGTCATCCTTATCCCGTAAATAGAAGTCAATACGATCTATCGATTCAGATATTAAAAGAGGCAGTGAATCTTACCAAGATAGGAAAAACAGAGAAATTAAAGGCATTGAGAAGGTTAAACGATAACTTTTAGATATTTTTTAAGTCAGTTTTTCGTTCATCAAAAGAAAAATGACCCCAGATTCATTTCTGAGTTAGTTTCATAAATCAAACCAATTAAATCATTGAATTATTTATAATTTTCTGATATAATTAGAAAAATTTATTTTTTAAAAATGACTAAAAATATCAAACTTACAATCTTCCTTCTTATTATTCTTTGCACTCTATTTATCTTATCCTGCCTCTCTTATGCCTATCAACATGACCATAAGCATGTGCTTGTTCTCAATTCCTATCATAAGGGCTATGTCTGGTCTGATAAAATTATGGAAGGAATCCTCTCTGTTCTAGAATCTGAAAAGAAAAATATTGATATACATATCGAGTATATGGATACGAAAAGAATTCATGATGATACGCACTTTCAAAATCTCTATGAACTTATTAAACACAAATTCTCCGGATTTAAGTTTGATGCTATTCTCACCTCTGATGATAATGCGTTTCACTTCCTTCTTAAATATAAAAAGAAACTATTCCCTGACGTTCCAGCAGTATTCTGCGGAATTGAGGATTTCAAAGAGGCTAATTTGCATAAAGATATTACCGGAGTCGTAGAAGATTATGACCTTAGAGGCACCATTAATATTGCCTTAAAGTTGCATCCCAACATAAAAGAAATTTTTGTCATTAGTGATAAGACAAGATCAGGACAAATTCATATAGAAAAAGTGAATAGTATAATCCCTGATTTTAAGGATTCCGTAAAATTTACATTTCTCATAGATCTTGATGCAAAAGAACTTCAAGAAAAGATTAAGAATTTACCAGATGATTCTATAGTCCTTTTTCTCAGTTTCTTTAGAGAT
This genomic interval carries:
- a CDS encoding DUF763 domain-containing protein; translated protein: MKTGITNLPLHYGKAPSWLFSRMKRLASEITLVIVDQYGTEEFLNRLSDPFWFQAFGCVLGFDWHSSGLTTTVCGALKEGLKDVSKEIGLFICGGKGATSRKTPLEIEEISSKRRIKVHPEKLIYSSKMSAKVDSTALQDGYQLYHHCFIFNQEGNWTVIQQGMNTSNRMARRYHWLGKEVEDFVCEPHKAICCDRKEEVINMVAKKSEDCRKVSTILANEEPKRVIDEYKKIRQLNLSPRHTVSVNDIRSQNLRKILELTYEKRPDNFEALLGIKGVGPKTIRALSLISELIYGKLASFEDPVRFSFAHGGKDGHPYPVNRSQYDLSIQILKEAVNLTKIGKTEKLKALRRLNDNF